One stretch of Chryseobacterium fluminis DNA includes these proteins:
- the cysD gene encoding sulfate adenylyltransferase subunit CysD: protein MNTYTLDYLEQLEAESIYIMRELAAQFEKPALLFSGGKDSITLVHLAKKAFAPMKIPFPLVHIDTGHNFPEALQFRDDLAENIGAELIVRKVEDTIKAKKLTEPKGKFASRNWLQTHTLLDTIEEFQFDACIGGARRDEEKARAKERFFSVRDEFGQWDPKLQRPELWNIYNGRINKGENVRIFPISNWTELDVWNYIKKENIQLPPIYFAHDREVIEYDGQLIAVSDFIQIDEHDAVMNKRVRYRTVGDMTCTAAVESSAETLEEVINEITASRISERGETRIDDKVTEAAMEDRKKGGYF from the coding sequence ATGAATACCTATACATTAGACTATCTCGAGCAGTTGGAAGCAGAAAGTATCTATATCATGAGAGAATTAGCGGCTCAGTTTGAGAAACCGGCATTGCTTTTCAGTGGTGGTAAAGATTCTATCACGCTGGTGCACCTGGCAAAAAAAGCTTTTGCTCCCATGAAGATTCCGTTTCCGCTGGTTCATATTGATACGGGACACAATTTTCCCGAAGCCTTACAATTCAGGGATGATCTGGCGGAAAATATCGGCGCAGAACTTATCGTAAGAAAAGTTGAAGATACCATAAAAGCTAAAAAATTAACCGAGCCCAAAGGCAAATTTGCCTCCAGAAACTGGCTGCAGACCCACACTTTGCTGGATACTATTGAAGAGTTTCAGTTTGATGCCTGTATCGGAGGAGCGAGGAGAGATGAAGAAAAAGCAAGAGCAAAAGAACGGTTTTTTTCTGTACGTGATGAGTTTGGACAGTGGGACCCGAAATTGCAGCGTCCGGAACTGTGGAATATCTACAACGGAAGAATCAATAAGGGGGAAAATGTAAGGATTTTCCCAATTTCCAACTGGACGGAACTCGATGTGTGGAACTATATTAAAAAAGAAAATATTCAGCTTCCTCCGATTTACTTTGCCCATGACCGGGAGGTTATAGAATATGACGGACAGCTGATTGCGGTGTCGGACTTTATTCAGATCGACGAACATGATGCTGTGATGAATAAAAGAGTGCGCTACAGAACAGTTGGCGACATGACCTGTACCGCAGCCGTTGAAAGCTCAGCAGAAACATTGGAGGAGGTGATCAATGAAATTACGGCTTCCAGAATTTCCGAACGCGGCGAAACCCGGATTGATGATAAGGTCACGGAAGCCGCGATGGAAGACCGGAAAAAAGGAGGATATTTCTAG
- a CDS encoding sulfate adenylyltransferase subunit 1 yields the protein MDILRFITAGSVDDGKSTLIGRLLYDSKNILIDQLEALEKQSKNKNENGVDLAILTDGLRAEREQGITIDVAYRYFSTLKRKFIIADAPGHIQYTRNMITGASNSQLMVILIDARQGVIEQTRRHSIIASLLKMKNVVVAINKMDLVDYSEEVYNDIKAQYELVAEKLGLENVSYFPISAFHGDNIVEKSDRMNWYDGTPLLEFLENVEISADKNFESPRFQVQYVIRPQTDDLHDYRGYAGEVISGVYKKGDEITVLPQNIQTRISKIETGGKETDFVFANQPAVIHIEDDIDISRGDFLVKTESLPKVDNEIEAVICWLDKKELSEGNKYFIQHKSRIVKAIVKEIDYKIDVNTLEKTPVSESIKLNEVVKVRLKTASPLVFDSFEESNATGNAVLIDETSNSTVGAVMIL from the coding sequence GTGGACATACTAAGATTTATCACCGCAGGAAGTGTAGACGACGGGAAAAGTACCCTGATCGGGAGGCTTCTGTATGACAGCAAAAATATATTGATCGACCAGCTTGAAGCGCTGGAAAAGCAGTCTAAAAATAAAAACGAAAACGGTGTTGACCTCGCGATCCTGACAGACGGTCTGAGAGCGGAAAGAGAGCAGGGAATAACAATTGACGTTGCCTACCGGTATTTTTCCACCCTCAAAAGAAAGTTTATTATTGCAGACGCACCGGGGCATATTCAGTATACCCGGAATATGATTACGGGCGCTTCCAACTCACAGCTGATGGTGATCCTGATTGATGCAAGACAGGGCGTCATTGAACAGACAAGAAGACATTCCATCATCGCATCTTTACTGAAAATGAAAAATGTGGTGGTGGCAATTAATAAGATGGATCTCGTAGATTATTCCGAAGAGGTATATAATGATATTAAAGCGCAGTATGAGTTGGTTGCTGAAAAATTAGGGCTGGAAAATGTAAGTTATTTCCCGATTTCAGCATTTCACGGGGATAATATCGTTGAAAAATCTGATAGAATGAATTGGTATGATGGTACGCCACTTCTAGAGTTTCTTGAAAATGTAGAGATTTCTGCAGATAAGAACTTTGAAAGCCCCCGATTTCAGGTACAGTACGTCATTCGCCCGCAAACCGATGATCTTCATGATTACAGAGGATATGCAGGGGAGGTGATCTCCGGGGTTTATAAAAAAGGAGATGAGATTACGGTGCTTCCTCAGAATATTCAGACCCGGATTTCAAAAATAGAGACAGGAGGAAAGGAAACGGACTTTGTTTTTGCCAATCAGCCTGCAGTCATTCACATTGAAGATGATATTGATATCAGCCGGGGTGATTTTTTAGTGAAAACCGAAAGTCTTCCTAAAGTCGATAATGAAATAGAAGCGGTGATCTGCTGGCTCGATAAAAAAGAATTAAGCGAAGGCAATAAGTATTTTATTCAGCATAAAAGCAGAATTGTAAAAGCGATTGTTAAAGAAATTGACTATAAAATTGATGTTAATACCTTGGAAAAAACACCTGTTTCTGAAAGTATTAAGCTGAACGAAGTGGTAAAAGTCCGGCTGAAAACAGCTTCACCACTGGTATTTGACAGTTTTGAAGAGAGTAATGCAACGGGGAATGCTGTTTTGATCGACGAAACGAGTAATTCTACGGTAGGTGCCGTAATGATCTTATAA
- a CDS encoding sulfite exporter TauE/SafE family protein, whose product MVISRKVQLRLNVLFITLAVVLIVVLSMYELGYLDELLTTLAKDHYIFYWMMLVGFLAEMVAGSMGMGYGVICTTTLLFLGIPPHAVSASIHSAESFTTAAGSISHIKLKNVSKGLVKKLAIPAIIGAVLGAVSLTYLGEYYSKITKTIISFYTLYLGIQILSNAFKKKQDKKLKRKTNLTRLGVIGGFIDAFAGGGWGPLVTGTLIKNSFTPRFAVGSSTVAKFILTLTAAITFIFTLGIQHWNIILGLLIGGIVTAPFSAMLTAKLPVKSMFVVIGILVIVMSSITIYKSVF is encoded by the coding sequence ATGGTAATTTCAAGGAAGGTCCAGCTCAGGCTCAATGTACTTTTTATCACGTTAGCAGTAGTGCTGATCGTGGTTCTTTCGATGTATGAATTGGGGTACCTCGATGAATTACTGACTACTTTAGCAAAAGATCATTATATTTTTTACTGGATGATGCTGGTTGGGTTTTTGGCAGAAATGGTGGCCGGATCCATGGGAATGGGCTATGGGGTGATCTGTACAACGACTCTTTTATTTCTGGGGATTCCTCCGCATGCGGTAAGTGCCAGCATCCATTCGGCAGAAAGTTTTACAACGGCAGCAGGAAGCATCAGTCATATAAAACTGAAAAACGTAAGCAAAGGCTTAGTGAAAAAGCTAGCCATTCCTGCCATTATCGGAGCCGTCCTCGGCGCAGTTTCGCTTACCTATCTTGGTGAATATTATTCTAAAATTACGAAGACCATTATTTCTTTTTACACCCTGTACCTGGGAATTCAGATTTTATCGAATGCTTTTAAGAAAAAACAGGATAAAAAACTGAAAAGAAAAACAAATTTAACAAGACTCGGTGTCATTGGCGGTTTTATCGATGCCTTTGCAGGAGGAGGTTGGGGACCGCTGGTCACAGGAACACTGATTAAAAACTCTTTTACCCCAAGGTTTGCGGTAGGAAGCTCTACAGTAGCTAAATTTATTTTAACCCTTACGGCAGCCATCACTTTTATTTTTACACTGGGAATCCAGCACTGGAATATTATCTTGGGTTTATTGATCGGAGGGATTGTTACTGCACCTTTTTCAGCGATGCTTACTGCAAAGCTTCCGGTGAAAAGCATGTTTGTCGTGATTGGGATTTTAGTGATTGTCATGAGCTCAATAACCATCTATAAATCTGTGTTCTAG
- a CDS encoding putative quinol monooxygenase, producing the protein MKLYVVALFKFNENYLMEAVELFQTLVRETRKEEGCLQYDLIEDKDNKGTFFMTELWESEEHLNRHNGQDHLLNFRRDVSKMLESSTQVYKGYKTL; encoded by the coding sequence ATGAAATTATATGTAGTTGCGCTTTTTAAGTTTAATGAAAACTATTTAATGGAAGCGGTGGAACTTTTTCAGACTCTGGTAAGAGAGACCCGGAAGGAAGAAGGCTGTCTGCAATACGATCTGATTGAAGATAAAGATAATAAAGGGACTTTCTTTATGACGGAATTATGGGAAAGTGAAGAACATCTGAACCGGCACAACGGACAGGATCATCTGCTGAATTTCAGAAGAGATGTTTCCAAAATGCTGGAAAGTTCTACCCAGGTCTATAAAGGATATAAAACATTGTAG
- a CDS encoding T9SS type A sorting domain-containing protein, giving the protein MKTKLFFASLFALGVHQKALAQTDANGYSTVNLTMGPAYQNRVFFDLSSNSIVSQPANTWDVAFYRNSAMNFGTRINDAQNIEVYQASATPSDWDSITTNNVSSYGAALYNPDITTSLQQGAFEQGTATYGWGEYNGGTHHIEGKVIFVLKYLTSGQYVKFMIDDYFGGYTFKYALWDTATSAWGATQTKTIANGADDAYFNYFSFTTGDKVANLEPAKASWDLMFTRYWTFYGNIMMYRMAGVIQNSNITVARVQPETQATATSTLPAATSFSSNITTIGHSWKPTSGAPISDVVYYVKQGSDYYRMYFISNEGTSTGNMYFKYKNITSSLGITDIAGKKASFGIYPNPATADKQVTVLFDVKEKTGNRGSVEVYDLSGKKVYSAELTNQAGFYKQDLNLSQLSSGNYLVKINFGGSSETKKLIIK; this is encoded by the coding sequence ATGAAAACAAAATTATTCTTTGCTTCGCTATTTGCACTAGGTGTACATCAGAAGGCGCTTGCTCAGACAGATGCCAACGGATATAGTACGGTGAACCTGACTATGGGACCTGCTTACCAGAACCGCGTGTTTTTTGACCTGAGCTCAAACAGTATTGTTTCCCAGCCTGCCAATACCTGGGATGTTGCATTCTACAGAAATTCTGCCATGAACTTCGGAACCAGAATTAATGATGCGCAGAATATTGAAGTATATCAGGCGTCTGCCACACCTTCAGACTGGGACAGCATTACAACCAATAATGTTTCTTCCTACGGAGCGGCTTTGTACAATCCGGATATTACCACTTCTCTTCAGCAGGGTGCTTTCGAACAGGGAACCGCAACGTACGGATGGGGAGAGTATAACGGCGGAACGCATCACATAGAAGGAAAAGTAATCTTTGTTTTAAAATATCTGACCTCAGGACAATATGTCAAATTCATGATCGATGATTATTTCGGAGGATACACCTTTAAATATGCCCTCTGGGATACTGCAACTTCTGCCTGGGGAGCTACACAGACCAAAACGATCGCTAACGGAGCTGATGATGCCTACTTCAATTATTTTTCATTTACGACCGGTGATAAAGTGGCTAACCTTGAGCCCGCAAAAGCGAGCTGGGATTTAATGTTTACAAGATACTGGACTTTTTACGGCAATATCATGATGTACAGAATGGCCGGCGTGATTCAGAATTCAAATATTACCGTAGCAAGAGTGCAGCCTGAAACACAGGCAACAGCCACTTCAACGCTGCCGGCGGCAACCAGTTTCTCAAGTAATATTACAACCATCGGACATTCCTGGAAGCCTACGAGCGGCGCTCCTATCTCCGATGTGGTGTATTATGTAAAACAAGGCTCGGATTACTACAGAATGTACTTCATTTCAAATGAAGGTACTTCTACGGGAAATATGTATTTTAAATATAAAAATATTACCTCATCACTGGGCATTACCGATATTGCCGGGAAAAAAGCGTCTTTCGGGATCTACCCGAATCCTGCAACAGCTGACAAACAGGTAACTGTTTTATTCGACGTTAAAGAAAAAACAGGAAACAGAGGAAGTGTTGAAGTATACGATCTGTCCGGTAAAAAAGTATATTCTGCAGAACTGACCAATCAGGCAGGATTCTATAAACAGGATCTGAATTTATCTCAGCTTTCTTCAGGAAATTATCTGGTAAAAATCAATTTCGGAGGAAGCTCCGAAACCAAAAAATTAATTATTAAATAA
- a CDS encoding T9SS-dependent choice-of-anchor J family protein, which yields MNVKLLLGTLMLTAVTANAQVATINENFDNFTAGNTTFPQNGWSAVVASPTNSFPPVPPRMIVAADSNSNNKYIQSYAGNNPSSPSYLVTPQIAAPAGDKTLSFAATAVDPYTSPATIQVGVASNPADMSTFVAVGSPVTITGPGTVQNISVPIPASTGSYLVFKFTPTIAHTAIQIDNVVYDTTSVLGISDAAKSKEEIKFAVNSDDTALQFITKKDPRNIQIYSAVGQQVAEGKLSDRKFDISTLHAGVYFILIETAEGTAVKSKFIKK from the coding sequence ATGAATGTAAAACTACTTTTAGGAACTTTAATGTTAACGGCTGTTACAGCTAATGCACAAGTAGCAACGATTAATGAAAACTTCGACAACTTTACGGCAGGAAACACTACTTTTCCTCAGAACGGATGGTCTGCGGTGGTAGCTTCCCCTACCAACTCATTTCCGCCGGTTCCCCCAAGAATGATTGTGGCCGCAGATTCAAATTCTAACAACAAATACATTCAGTCCTATGCCGGGAATAACCCATCCAGCCCGTCTTATCTGGTGACTCCGCAGATTGCTGCTCCGGCCGGAGATAAAACCCTGTCATTTGCTGCTACCGCAGTGGATCCTTATACCAGTCCGGCAACCATTCAGGTAGGAGTAGCATCAAACCCTGCAGATATGTCGACTTTCGTGGCAGTAGGAAGTCCTGTTACAATTACAGGTCCGGGAACCGTTCAGAATATCAGCGTTCCCATTCCGGCATCTACCGGTTCGTATCTTGTTTTTAAATTTACACCGACTATCGCGCACACGGCTATTCAGATTGACAACGTTGTATACGATACAACCTCTGTTTTAGGAATTTCCGATGCCGCTAAGTCTAAAGAAGAAATTAAATTCGCTGTTAATTCCGATGACACTGCATTACAGTTTATCACGAAAAAAGATCCCAGAAATATTCAGATTTATTCTGCTGTAGGACAACAGGTAGCTGAAGGCAAATTGAGTGATCGTAAATTTGACATCAGTACCTTACATGCTGGTGTTTATTTTATTCTGATTGAAACTGCTGAAGGTACTGCCGTAAAATCAAAATTTATTAAAAAATAA
- a CDS encoding TonB-dependent receptor plug domain-containing protein — translation MKKKVLSILSLSVFFWMNAQEKDSLNQNKIEEVVVIGQYRQQSINKSIYRVEVIDAQEIKNMAVTNAAEVLNQNLNILVQPNSGTGDSNANILGLSGQYTKILIDNIPVVSDQGMGNLVDLTKINVNNIERIEIVKGSMGVEYGNNAVAGVINIITKKNYAKKFNAQISLQEETVGKNYDWFKKGNGRHVQSLNLGYRINDHWTVTADINHNDFQGFTGKYNGYKYFSEGNDGNRGYEWLPKDLLITNAAIRYAKGKTSLFYKVNYLNEEINSYNQIITPDYSSGDKTFIAKDRDYFTNRWLHQFNIQTQLGRINYTGDFSYQTQERKYQDYDYDVPNRQIMSRDPELTFYESKVLYSRGMFSNFLDSEKINFQLGYELDRTAGYANAVTFESNNNGKSIERTIFNYANFLSAEWNVNKWLSLRPGVRLALSDRFDSQYNYSVTAKFNTSAKSDLRAVFGSANRFPTYDELYTFVVDNNHDIRGNENLKPETGYSAGLFWDYNTISSGAWNFNLSLSGMYLDVNDRIESVIVNQQPLKYTFLNVDDYKSILFGGGLNVRKNNFALNTGVSVMGISQALNTGQITSSDDYNFYLEANLGANYTLNTTKTLFALYYKYTGKRNQYTHIPSASPSTDPGQFVLGEVQPFNMMNFTVTQPFFNDHFEVSVGVKNIFDVSTIRNTALPGGGHNAASGDQNLFYGRSYFARVNYNF, via the coding sequence ATGAAGAAGAAAGTGCTTTCCATTCTATCATTATCCGTATTCTTCTGGATGAATGCACAGGAAAAAGATTCTCTTAATCAAAATAAAATAGAAGAAGTTGTTGTTATAGGGCAGTACCGCCAGCAATCCATTAATAAATCTATTTATAGAGTAGAGGTTATCGATGCACAGGAAATTAAAAACATGGCGGTCACCAATGCAGCAGAAGTTCTTAACCAAAATCTAAATATTTTAGTTCAGCCCAATTCAGGGACCGGAGATTCCAATGCCAATATTCTGGGACTTAGCGGTCAATATACAAAGATTCTGATCGATAATATCCCCGTTGTCAGTGACCAGGGAATGGGAAATCTGGTGGACCTTACCAAAATCAACGTTAACAATATCGAAAGAATTGAGATCGTAAAAGGATCTATGGGTGTAGAGTATGGAAATAATGCGGTGGCAGGGGTTATCAATATTATCACCAAAAAAAACTATGCAAAAAAATTCAATGCCCAAATTTCTTTGCAGGAAGAAACCGTAGGTAAAAACTATGACTGGTTTAAGAAGGGAAACGGCAGACATGTCCAGTCCCTTAATCTAGGATACAGAATCAATGATCACTGGACGGTCACTGCTGATATCAACCATAACGACTTCCAGGGTTTCACAGGAAAATATAACGGGTATAAATATTTCAGCGAAGGGAATGACGGGAACAGGGGCTACGAATGGCTTCCCAAAGATCTGCTTATCACCAATGCTGCCATACGGTATGCCAAAGGAAAAACATCTTTATTTTATAAAGTAAACTATCTTAATGAAGAGATTAACAGCTATAACCAGATCATCACCCCTGATTACAGCTCGGGAGATAAAACTTTCATAGCAAAAGACCGGGATTATTTTACCAACAGGTGGCTCCACCAGTTTAATATTCAGACCCAGCTCGGAAGAATTAATTATACCGGGGATTTCTCTTACCAGACCCAGGAAAGAAAATATCAGGATTATGACTATGACGTTCCGAACAGGCAGATCATGTCAAGAGATCCCGAACTTACTTTCTACGAGTCCAAAGTCCTTTATTCAAGAGGAATGTTCAGTAATTTTCTGGATAGTGAAAAAATCAATTTCCAGTTAGGGTACGAATTAGACCGAACGGCCGGTTATGCCAATGCCGTAACATTTGAGTCCAATAATAACGGGAAAAGTATCGAAAGAACCATATTCAATTATGCCAATTTCCTTTCTGCGGAATGGAATGTCAATAAATGGTTATCCTTACGTCCCGGAGTAAGATTAGCATTGAGTGACAGGTTTGACTCTCAATATAACTATTCGGTAACAGCGAAATTCAATACCTCCGCGAAGTCAGATCTGCGGGCCGTATTCGGCTCTGCGAACCGATTTCCGACCTATGATGAATTATACACTTTTGTGGTAGACAACAACCATGATATCCGGGGAAATGAAAATCTGAAACCGGAAACCGGCTACTCGGCAGGATTATTCTGGGATTATAATACCATTTCTTCAGGAGCATGGAATTTTAACCTGAGCCTCTCGGGAATGTATTTAGATGTCAATGACCGAATTGAGAGTGTCATTGTAAACCAGCAACCCCTGAAATACACTTTTTTAAATGTAGATGATTATAAATCTATTTTATTTGGCGGAGGACTAAACGTGAGGAAAAATAACTTTGCTCTTAATACCGGTGTTTCGGTGATGGGAATTTCCCAGGCATTGAATACAGGGCAGATTACTTCGTCCGATGATTATAATTTCTATCTTGAAGCTAATCTGGGAGCGAACTATACATTGAATACTACGAAAACGCTTTTTGCACTGTATTATAAATATACCGGAAAAAGAAATCAATATACTCATATTCCGTCCGCAAGTCCGAGTACGGATCCGGGACAGTTTGTGTTAGGTGAAGTTCAGCCTTTCAATATGATGAATTTTACCGTTACCCAGCCCTTCTTTAACGATCATTTTGAGGTAAGCGTGGGGGTTAAAAATATTTTTGATGTTTCGACGATCAGAAATACAGCCCTTCCGGGCGGCGGGCATAATGCTGCTTCCGGAGATCAGAACCTGTTTTATGGCAGAAGCTATTTCGCCAGAGTGAACTATAATTTTTAA
- a CDS encoding HmuY family protein, whose product MKKILFYFLIGTSVVTQSCINDNEDPVAVLPSDGIIVDANVGGPTQPNQVWFDLSDITIAGGKEQPRQTFTKRTDWDMGFYSGSSFKVIINSSVMMAAGKIPNVTNIDLVKEADVTALKNQVQVANFNPANIAYIDDVNGNFPTATTAIADISPVDSENAVYLVNMGKDLYTGSVPVGSIATGGDSRGWMKVQVVRSGDGYKIKYAEVNATSHKELTIAKNAAYNFNFVSLVNHKEALIQPEKKNWDIGFTVFTNTITGAGSYVYGDFVTTNIVGGAASYEVKVAANVAAQTYKDFKKSDVDASKFIYNDQRSIGSNWRNPVGVNGLEVFGDRFYVIKDPEGNYFKLKFSRITDKDGIRGFPQFEYNPL is encoded by the coding sequence ATGAAAAAAATATTATTTTATTTCTTGATAGGAACATCAGTGGTAACCCAATCCTGTATAAATGACAATGAAGATCCTGTAGCAGTTTTACCTTCTGACGGTATTATTGTGGATGCCAATGTAGGCGGGCCCACACAGCCTAACCAGGTATGGTTTGATCTCAGTGATATTACCATTGCAGGAGGAAAAGAACAGCCCAGGCAGACCTTTACCAAAAGAACAGACTGGGATATGGGATTTTATTCGGGAAGTTCATTCAAAGTGATTATTAACTCTTCCGTGATGATGGCAGCAGGAAAAATTCCCAATGTTACCAATATAGACCTGGTGAAAGAGGCGGATGTAACCGCACTGAAAAACCAGGTGCAGGTCGCTAATTTTAATCCTGCCAACATCGCCTATATCGATGACGTTAACGGAAACTTTCCTACAGCAACTACTGCGATAGCAGATATCAGCCCGGTAGATTCTGAAAATGCCGTTTACCTGGTGAATATGGGAAAAGATCTGTATACAGGTTCCGTTCCCGTAGGATCTATTGCTACCGGAGGCGACAGCCGGGGATGGATGAAAGTGCAGGTAGTACGATCCGGAGACGGATATAAAATAAAATATGCAGAAGTAAATGCAACTTCTCATAAAGAATTAACCATTGCAAAAAATGCCGCATACAACTTTAATTTTGTAAGTCTGGTGAATCATAAAGAAGCACTGATCCAGCCGGAGAAAAAAAACTGGGATATCGGTTTTACCGTATTTACGAATACGATTACCGGAGCAGGATCCTATGTTTACGGTGATTTTGTAACGACCAATATTGTAGGCGGAGCTGCCTCCTATGAAGTGAAAGTAGCGGCAAATGTTGCAGCACAGACGTATAAAGATTTTAAGAAATCGGATGTGGATGCTTCTAAATTTATTTATAATGATCAGCGTTCTATTGGCTCTAACTGGAGAAATCCTGTAGGCGTCAATGGTCTTGAAGTCTTCGGAGACCGTTTTTATGTTATAAAAGATCCTGAAGGAAATTATTTCAAACTGAAGTTCTCCAGAATTACCGATAAAGACGGGATCAGAGGTTTTCCTCAATTCGAATATAATCCTTTGTAA
- a CDS encoding heme/hemin ABC transporter substrate-binding protein, giving the protein MKKFILAASVLVAVYSCKKETGTKQGNAAETTSETPKSTHKIVTLNGGITEIVAALGHEKEIVGTDVTSTYPESLKATAKDLGHMRSMTIEPIMAVKPSLILASDKDINPELMGKIKSSGIQAEVFRQEFTVDGTKKLIADVAKAIGSADYQKLNDKIDADLKQVQPIAKKPKVLFIYARGNMLMVSGKNTPMDALIGLAGGQNAVVDFEDFKPLTPEAVVKANPDVLFFFSSGLEGAGGNEGALKMPGVAQTNAGKNKKIIAMDGGLVSSFGPRLGEAAVGLNKLLIENTK; this is encoded by the coding sequence ATGAAAAAATTCATTTTGGCAGCATCAGTGCTTGTGGCAGTATATTCATGTAAAAAAGAAACAGGCACAAAGCAGGGAAATGCTGCAGAAACCACTTCAGAAACACCAAAATCTACCCATAAAATTGTAACGCTAAACGGTGGAATTACGGAAATCGTAGCTGCGTTAGGTCACGAAAAGGAAATCGTAGGAACAGACGTTACCAGTACATATCCTGAATCTTTAAAAGCTACTGCCAAAGATTTGGGTCATATGAGATCGATGACGATCGAGCCCATCATGGCGGTAAAGCCGAGTTTAATTTTAGCTTCCGATAAAGATATTAATCCTGAATTAATGGGGAAAATCAAGTCTTCAGGAATCCAGGCAGAGGTTTTCAGGCAGGAATTTACCGTTGACGGAACCAAAAAGTTAATTGCCGATGTGGCAAAAGCCATAGGAAGTGCCGATTATCAGAAACTGAATGATAAAATAGATGCCGATTTAAAACAAGTGCAGCCTATCGCTAAAAAACCAAAAGTACTGTTCATCTATGCAAGAGGAAACATGCTGATGGTCTCCGGGAAAAATACACCCATGGACGCATTGATTGGTCTTGCGGGCGGTCAGAATGCGGTTGTGGATTTCGAAGATTTCAAGCCATTGACTCCTGAAGCGGTGGTAAAAGCAAATCCGGATGTACTGTTCTTCTTCTCAAGCGGATTGGAAGGTGCAGGCGGAAACGAAGGTGCTTTAAAAATGCCTGGTGTAGCGCAGACCAATGCGGGTAAAAACAAAAAGATTATCGCCATGGACGGAGGCCTGGTTTCAAGTTTTGGGCCACGATTAGGAGAAGCTGCTGTAGGATTAAACAAACTTTTAATTGAAAACACAAAGTAA
- a CDS encoding FecCD family ABC transporter permease: MKTQSKLYGYITISAILLVIIAVWSLNTGVYDFGGKSAFDVLGKVIQGDKGLSLSDKYVVWDVRAARIIMAILIGSMLAVSGTGLQGLFKNPLATGDLIGLTSGATLLAAIAIVLGGHFKQYLPEAVQFSLVGISAFIGSLLSMMLVYRISTSGGKTNVVMMLLSGVAITAIGFSITGFLIYISKDDQLRDLTFWNLGSLAAATWTKNIILAIVLIISYFILLPKGKALNAMMLGEKDAQHLGINVERLKKQIIIITALMVGSCVAFSGTIGFVGLIVPYILRFLFKSNYVFILPLSAVFGSILLLLADTFSRSIVEPSELPIGILTALMGGPIFIAILVKFKKSLS, translated from the coding sequence TTGAAAACACAAAGTAAATTATACGGTTATATTACCATAAGTGCCATACTGCTTGTCATCATAGCAGTATGGTCTCTTAACACCGGGGTGTATGACTTCGGGGGGAAATCTGCGTTTGACGTTTTAGGAAAAGTAATACAGGGAGATAAAGGTTTGTCATTAAGTGATAAATATGTGGTCTGGGACGTAAGAGCAGCCAGGATTATCATGGCCATTCTTATCGGAAGCATGCTTGCCGTCTCGGGAACCGGATTGCAGGGATTGTTCAAAAATCCTCTGGCAACAGGTGATTTAATAGGGTTAACTTCGGGCGCTACATTACTTGCTGCTATTGCCATTGTTTTAGGAGGGCATTTTAAACAATACCTTCCTGAAGCCGTACAATTTTCACTGGTAGGGATCTCGGCATTCATTGGCTCTCTTTTATCGATGATGCTGGTGTACAGGATCTCGACAAGTGGTGGAAAGACAAATGTGGTCATGATGTTATTAAGCGGAGTAGCCATTACGGCCATCGGTTTTTCAATTACCGGTTTTCTGATTTACATTTCAAAAGACGACCAGCTGAGAGACCTTACTTTCTGGAATTTAGGAAGTTTAGCGGCTGCAACATGGACGAAGAATATCATCTTGGCTATTGTTTTAATTATTTCTTACTTCATTTTACTGCCCAAAGGAAAAGCTTTGAATGCCATGATGCTGGGTGAAAAAGATGCTCAGCATTTAGGAATTAATGTAGAAAGGCTGAAGAAACAGATTATTATCATCACGGCACTAATGGTGGGAAGCTGCGTGGCATTTTCAGGAACCATTGGTTTTGTAGGTCTTATTGTACCGTACATTTTAAGGTTTCTGTTTAAATCGAATTATGTTTTTATCCTGCCGCTGTCAGCCGTTTTCGGAAGCATTCTGCTGCTGCTGGCCGATACCTTCAGCAGAAGCATTGTGGAACCTTCGGAATTGCCAATCGGGATTCTGACCGCCTTGATGGGAGGGCCGATCTTTATTGCCATTTTAGTTAAATTCAAAAAATCACTGTCATGA